The sequence CTTATCTATCCTGATCACTACGATCCTGAAAGTAGCGCGTCGGAAGCGGATTACTGGTTTGTGGAGGATTACGTCAACGCTTTAGATGAAGGGAGAGCACATACGTGCAGCGGCACTGAGGGACGACACATCATTGAGATGATGATGGGTATCTTTGAGTCGGCGGCGTATGGCACCAGTGTTGATCTCCCGCAACCCGATCGACGGCACCCGTTGTTACGATGGCGCGAGGAATCCGGTTTAGAACTACCTGCGGAGATGCCAAGAGCCTATTGGGATTGGCTAACACTGGAATCCGAACGAATTCGTTAGAAACCACGGTAGGTGCGGTTTTCAACCGCACCGAATCCAAACCTGAGAACACATCTATAGTATCTCCGCGATGATTGCATTCGTCTGCAATCCCGATTCGCCTGAACACCGGATCGGTTCCCCCGTCTTGAGGTGATTGACAAAGTCTTCCACAAGCCCCGTGTGTGTGTAAGGGAACGGGGTCTGGTCCATCGCAATCTGCTCACCCGATTTTTCTAACGTTAGGTTCCCACTGTTCAATGGCGAACACCTTAAAGCCCCTTCCGTGCCGTAGACCTCAACATCGTCGATCGAGACACCGACGTTCCAGTTGATATTCGCAACCGCATGCGCGCCACTCTCGAAACGGAGCGTAAACACTGTGGAATCATCGACCTCAATATCCAGATGCACCGTCTCCGCGTAGCCTTGCACGGATTCAACCTCCCCCATCAGATACTGAAGGAGCGAGATACGGTGGCTACCGAGGTCCATCAACACCCCACCACCGCTGATTTTGGGATCCACTCGCCAGCTATGCAAGTCGTGCCGAGTTGGGTCATAAAAACCGGTGTGATTGATTCGCGCCAGCACCACGTCACCGATGGCACCCTCATCCATCAACGCCTTCATTTTTACGATATTCGGATAGAAGTTTCGGTAGTAAGCGAGCATCAGGGTAACACCCGCGTCGTGGCAGGCATCCACCATCCGTTGGCATTCCTCAACCGTCATTGCCATCGGTTTCTCACAGAGAACGTGCTTACCTGCTTCTGCCACACGGAGTGTCTGTTCGCAGTGGAGATATGGGTGTGTCGCGATGTAGATCGCGTTGAGTTCGTCATCTGCCAAGAGTGCATCTATGTCGGTATAGAAACGTTTCGCGCCGTGTCTCTCAGCAAAGGATTCCGCTTTCGCACCGTCCCGCCGCATCACTGCGATGAGTTCCGAATCATCAACGGCGTAGAGGGGCGGTCCGCCCTTATATTCAGCGACATCCCCACAACCGAGTATGCCCCATCTGAGCGTTGCCATGAAATCAGTTCCTTTCTCAATTTAGAGTGTGGTCGTCGCTGTTAATGTATCACTAAAGTTGTGGATGTGTCAATCGTGACGTGCAGATGTCAGGTGACACGCGGGATGTGACGTTTTTTCGCGTTTTTTTGAGGGTCTCCACTTGATTTTGCTATTTGTGGGGCAAAAAATCTTATTCTTATTTCCAGTATACTATAATTATAGCATGTTTTCGGGCGGGTGTCAAGTTTTTTTCTGTTGAATGGCAGGTGTAAATCTGTTAGGATATTAGGGAAAGGCGGGATAGACAATGGTAAAAACTACGACCCTTGAAAGGATTTATCCGTTTTTTATCGTCAAAAACCTTACTGCTTCGATTGACTTCTACAACCAAAAACTCGGCTTTGAAACAGATCTCCTCATCCCAGAAGAAGACCCGTTCTTTGCGATCGTGTCTCGTGATGACGTGCGGATTCTTCTGAAACATATCACCGAAGATATTCATCCCGTCCCGAACCACACCCGGCACGAGTGGGCGAGATGGGATGCTTTCATTCTGGTCTCCGATCCTGATGCTTTGTTTGCTGAGTTTGCGTCGCGTGGACTGGCGTTCCACGAACCTCTCGCCAATACGGAAGACGGTCTCCGAGCGTTTGAACTCAAGGATTATGATGGGTATGTGTTGTGTTTCGGGAAACCGATTTGAGGGGAGATGGATATTTAATCTTCTGTTCTTTAGTCCCGTAGGGACGAAATGTTTATAGTAAATAGATGCTTCTTTTTCCAAGCCCTGTAAGGGCGGCATGTGTATAGTAGTTTTGGTTGTTTGTCTGAATCTCGGATTACACGGATGACGCGGATTCACGTGGATAAACGGAGTGTGTTAAGTTGAATCGCTTACCTAAGGTGCTTGTTCTCGGATAGGGACGAGCACTTTCATAAAGTTAGCCCACACCTGCCTATCTGCTTCTTGGAAGGACATCCCCCAAATATCTCGTAATGCTTCTAAAATAACCTTGATGTCTGAAGGACACACGGGCTGGTTTCTTAAATGGATGTGAGGACCGTCAGATTCTGTTAGAATCCGATTTAACGGGATGCGATCAATGATGTTTCTGCCATTCTTTGAACGTATCATGGCAGGATTAATGGAAAAATAATGTCCAGACTGCACGGCCTGATCCAGAACAGTTAATGGACCGCTATACCAATGAAAGACTGCTCCTTGTATATTGTATTCTTCCAGAAGTTCCAACACTTTACGTTCGGCCCTGCGCGAATGTAAACTAACAAATCTTGGGCGATCTTGTATCTGATTAAAAACAAAACGCAAACTCTCAATTTGAATATCTTTGGTGTCTCGTCCTTCTTTTGAAGGACATCGTCTAACAATCCCAATGCTTTAGCTTTGGGTCCAGCGGGTTCGGAAGTCTACCGACACTGAAAAAAGGTTTGACAAATCAGTGCTTTTTGTGGTATAATTAAGTATCTCGTGGCAGACAGTTC is a genomic window of Candidatus Poribacteria bacterium containing:
- a CDS encoding Gfo/Idh/MocA family oxidoreductase; the protein is MATLRWGILGCGDVAEYKGGPPLYAVDDSELIAVMRRDGAKAESFAERHGAKRFYTDIDALLADDELNAIYIATHPYLHCEQTLRVAEAGKHVLCEKPMAMTVEECQRMVDACHDAGVTLMLAYYRNFYPNIVKMKALMDEGAIGDVVLARINHTGFYDPTRHDLHSWRVDPKISGGGVLMDLGSHRISLLQYLMGEVESVQGYAETVHLDIEVDDSTVFTLRFESGAHAVANINWNVGVSIDDVEVYGTEGALRCSPLNSGNLTLEKSGEQIAMDQTPFPYTHTGLVEDFVNHLKTGEPIRCSGESGLQTNAIIAEIL
- a CDS encoding TatD family deoxyribonuclease, which produces MGIVRRCPSKEGRDTKDIQIESLRFVFNQIQDRPRFVSLHSRRAERKVLELLEEYNIQGAVFHWYSGPLTVLDQAVQSGHYFSINPAMIRSKNGRNIIDRIPLNRILTESDGPHIHLRNQPVCPSDIKVILEALRDIWGMSFQEADRQVWANFMKVLVPIREQAP